aaatatattggtccatataaatatataataagctttttattaaactaaccataaattaatcataaatgttcttcattgtttccttaaataaaaatcacggaattacctaatgtggataaaatatatatgacaattaatgatttttaataacaaagatttgataaaaattagtctattctctatcatttttcaaaattttaaattattaaaataaattaaacaaccacagtaactatataataaaaatttagatttttttgtatatgttatattttgaatttttaaaaacaaatataaatgactaaagttgttaaaaatttcacattgaaatttttgtgatccatggtttaaaatttatgttataaagacaaatgattacaaaattacataagtaggaaatttcatttaataaataatatatatatgtctattaatattttttaaaaataaattatataccatataaaatacataagtattttaatttagaatttgctttgaatttttttgataaacattttgaacaattattgacaacttaatattagattttaaaatttgcattgaatgtttttaaaattattaattactataactattaaacatcccacaaattttttattgttatcattgatttaaaaaaattgttgtaaagaaatacaaatgatcaaaaataatatgagtataaaatattttttaacagatgtcaatattaaaaatgtactatatatctatgttaatattatttaaacttaattttataccatataaaataaaaaaagtgtttgtttggattaataaaatttatttaagtatttataccaatttaattatatacgtaataattactaaatttttaattaatgaatatatatttattatttcataatatgtaaaaaatatataataattaaaaataatttatatataatattattcctgcgcaaggcgcaggtcttaaCCTAGTAATATATTAAACAGAAGTAAAACAGAAACTTTAACAAATTTCTTAGGGagttatttttaattgattgttctattccggtttggttacccagaccatctcaagcttgagtaatagaatggctgtaaaaaaaaaacaaatttcttaGAAAAATTTTCAAGGatagtttatttttagtttatcttcagaaaaatagcggtcaatgaagaaaatgaccaaataagttttattagaaattaaaaatatatttagatttaGCGTTTagacttaaaaataaaaaataaatattaaaattttcaaaattaaaaaaaaagactactttgatcattttttttttgatggctattttgtgacaaaaacataaaatgacTTGAGAGAATTGTCTAATTTcttaatccaaaaaaattaaacgagcTTATTGTGAAGATTGTTTTGTAAGTTTCAAATAAGAAGATATATTTTCTACTAAAGCttatcttaaattatttatgGGTTTATATATACATCTAAAGTTCAGCAtctaaataaatgaataataatcTCTTCTTCTAaaaatgaaattgaaaaacagtAAGGGCCTAAGCCCCTAGGCCCAATGGGTCATATATAATTGCTTGAACCGTAAGCAATTACGTCCGTTACGAAAACAGTAATCCTGCCGTGGAGAGGAGTTCACGACGTTAGGGAAGGCATGAAACTTCCGTCAAAAAAAAAGTCAGCGAAGTCAAAACCTATAAATAGACCCCCTACATTTCGCTGCTGTTCAAAGAATGACTCGTCACTGTTTGtaatctctctcctcttctggGAACGCGCTCGCTGAAATTTTCTCGGGAAAAAGAATAAAGGTAGTTTCCAGATTCTCGGATAATTATCAACGAGTAGATTTTAAACGAATCGGTTTCGATTTATCTCCGTATCGGTTGATTCATCGCTTCACGGATTTTTGATTCCGAGGTATGAaccatttttctaattttagatCTCTGTGAAGATTCGATTGATTTGTTATGCTCTTCCGATCATGAACGATTAGTTATATCTGTTCAATGATCGGTGAAGGTGAGTAGAAACTTAGATTCTCTGTGGAGGTTCCTGGATGCTCGTTAAGATGATTCGAGATTTCTATTTAGTGATAAACAATGGATTAGTATCAGTATGAAGCCGTTACTTCGTTGATGATGGATTAAGATATCTAGATCTTCTCTCAGATGTATAAGTGTGAGAACTAACCTAACCTATAATTAACTTCAAATTAGTCAAATGAATGAATCTTTGCATAACTTAATTAGGCCAGGCTGTTTTGGCTTTCGATAAGGACGTTGACCTGAAACTTTATTTGTGGCCGTTGTTTAGTTATGCTTTTTTGAGCTAATTTTAGCTTATGAAGATTTCTAATTATATAGGATTTAGACCAAAAGTTTTCAAAGGTTATATAGAGTCTGTTAAGATAAAAGTTAAAGAGTCTTGTTCATCATCCATACAAGAGAGCAGAGGCTGTTGTTGGcttgaacctttttttttttcctttctaaaggttatttgataaaattagaGACTTGTTCATCATCCATACAAGAGAGGAGAATTTaacattaactttttttttctttctgtaaaggtaaattttttttgtttgatttgaacATTTTTCATCTTGTTTAATCTGTGGTTAAATTGGAATAGTGACTCCTTTGGTCATTGTTCATTCAGGTTCTTTGCGGTAATGCGAATGAGAGGGTAACCTAAAGGTGGTTTGGGATTGGTTTAAGTTCAGTATGAATCCTTGAGAGATATTGCTTTGGCAAAGATGTGAATTACAAAACCTTTGTTTTCAGAGTTCCTGAATCCGTGCAGGGAACTTGGTCTCTTTAAAGTATACACGGAACAAGATTACAAATTTTTTGAGTTCTGAGATTCTCATTCATTCCAAAGGAATCCAGCTCTTGAGGATTTAGAATAGAAGCTGTATTAGTTTGGTATGTCATTTGCTAGTGTAGCTCTATGTCCAGCCCTGGAAGAAGTTGTCAACTTTCCAGGTTTTGTCGGACGGTTTGGTTTGAGCTTAGACGACCCAATCCTGATATTCCTGAACATTGCCGAGTCTCTGAACCCGATGCGGGTCATGGAGTCGGATTCACTAGCGTCCGTGAAGCTAAGGTTTCAGAGTATCAAGGGATTTTTTGTGAAGAAGCAGAAGCTGTTCTATGATGGTCGAGAGCTAGCTCGAGATTATCTTCACCATGAACTCATATTAGATGGTGAAAACGGAGAGAATGTGATTCACTTGCTAATTAAAAATTCATCTAAAGTCTTGGCAAAGCCTAAAAATTTCTCCGTGGAGCCTGTTGCTGTTAACCGTGAGATTGAACTGTCAGCACTTCTCAAAGATCTTATCAGCTCCACTATAGAGGGCTTGGAGAAAGGAAACGCCCCCATCAAATCATCTGATGGATCAGGGGGAGCTTACTTCATGCAAGATCAATCCGGACACAAGTACGTATCCGTCTTTAAACCAATAGACGAGGAACCAATGGCTGTGAACAATCCCCACGGACAACCTCTTTCACTCGACGGGGAAGGTTTAAAGAAAGGCACACAAGTTGGTGAAGGAGCTTTTAGAGAAGTAGCAGCCTACTTATTAGACTATCCCATCACTGGACCACGAAGTTCTCCTCATGACCAACCCGGTTTCGCTGGAGTTCCACCAACAACAATGGTCAAATGCTTGCACAAAGACTTCAACCATCCCAATGGTTATAGTTTCTCCCAAGAGAACGCAAAGATTGGCTCGTTGCAGATGTTTGTGAGTAATGTTGGAACTTGTGAAGATATGGGATACGGAGTCTTCCCTGTCGATCAGGTTCATAAGATCTCGGTTCTAGACATTAGGCTTGCTAATGCGGATCGTCACGGTGGTAACATTTTGGTTAGCCGAGATGGAAATGATGGTCAGATCGTGCTTACACCAATCGACCACGGCTATTGCTTTCCAAATAAGGTAAGCGATTGATTACATTcgtttcatttatatatattgagtatttggACTAAAACAAACTTTATTTGTCCAGTTTGAAGACTGCACATTCGAGTGGCTATACTGGCCTCAAGCAAAAGAGCCATACTCTTCAGAGACTCTTGAATACATCAAAGCCTTGGACGCTGAGGAAGACATTGAGCTTCTGAGGTTCCACGGTTGGGAGATTCCGCCTTCATGCGCCCGTGTCTTCCGCATCTCCACCATGCTTCTCAAGAAAGGTGCTGCGAAGGGTCTCACACCTTTCGCCATCGGAAGCATTATGTGCAGAGAAACACTCGAGAAAGAATCTGTGATCGAACAAATCATCTATGATGCAGAAGCAATGTGGTCCCCAGAGACAACAGAAGAGGAGTTTATCAGCACCGTCTCTGCTATTATGGATCGATGCCTCGACCAGTGTTCTCTGAACTGAAAATATTTATCACACAGCCCCAAGATTCCACTCATGACTGTGTATATCCGGTGTCCATAACAATAAATAAGCGTCACTGTCTTTGAACCCAATCTTAGCTTTTGTAAACAGTGGTTTGGTAATGATGATTGGGTTTATAGAATCGTCATGCTTCTGTGGTTTGTTGGGTTAAATAACGTTCTTGTTTACTCATTTCAGTTCTGGATGATGAACAAGTCAGTATACTACGGTTTGAAAATACTATAATGGATGATGAACAAGTCATTTACATATATACTATACCTCGGGTTCTAATATTGTCGCAgttcatatatgttatattatttgGCTGTaatttactaatattttatttcaaatccTCCTGCACAAACTGGATCTCTTACAGATTATAGCATCAAAATGAAAATTGAAAGACGACAAAATCAAAAGATttgaagctttttttttaaattacaagcatttgaagcaaacaaaaaaagttaaagtcATTGATCAAACTGGTGTAAGACATAATGGTGAATATAGGATCCCGCCATTGACGGGCAGTGGCGGAGGTGGACAAAGGGTGGGGCAGTTGCCCACCatggtttttaaaattttagtgtactttttcaaaattttgacaaaTGCCCCTGTTGACATTGTTGATAAATTATATGTATGCCCCGGATCCAAATAACTTCTAGATCTGCCACTGTTGACGGGGACACCTTATTTACATACAAATAAGGTATCAACGGTGCTAGTTTCATAAACAAATCGTCTTAACCCTGTAAATAATTTAGATCTTGCTAAAAGTTGAACGAATAACCTAGATGTTGAGTCTAGGTTATTATGGAAACCTAGATTTAAAGTTGATTTCGGTTTAGGATAAGATTTAAAGTTGATTTCGGTTTGGTCTATTGTATTATGGAAACGTCGCCGTATTGAGTCGTCTCTTTCTTTTGTTAGAGTGAAGGCCATTGAAGTGGGGTCCACGGGTTGTTACAAAAGGTTGTTACGGGCGAGTGATTTTGTAGCAGAGAGCGTCGAGAGCTTgggttgagagagagaggattagAGATCTATTTTGTAGTGTGGTGAGAAAAACAAGGGAGATCTTGAGGGAATTGGGAAACACGGTGAGAGCTAAACTTCCGGTGAGTGATTGTGAGGTTCTTGGGGTTTTCCGGTGAGTGTTTACGGCGTTGTTTGTAATCACAGCGTTTAGTGAATTCCGAGGAGTAAACCTCGGTCAGACATCGCAGTTTGCGCTCCAACTGGATAACAAATCTCTAGTATTCTTTAAGTTTTTCGCAATCTCTGTTATTGCATATTCTCGATTCGAAATTACAAGTCATACGAAGATCATATCACGATTCATATCTTTCATGTTGATCAGAAATCACTACATCTCTATTTTGctggtttttatttaaattcatataaGATTTGTAAGGGTTTATTAAAGGTTTTAATGGGTTTTGAAGAGTTTATATagggtttataaaaaattataaaagctttataagactttataaaaggtttataaatagtttagAGGCTTTTCTTAAGCTGTTAGAGAAATATCTACTGAGCTAAAAAATATATCAGAAGAATCAGGTTGATGAGTTTTGACGTGTTAAGTGTGTGTATTGTTGTTGATGGTGTAgcatctaaaataatttatatataaaggaATCAGTTAGAGATGAACATCTACATGGACATTATTCTTTGCTCCCCTTCATGTAGTCCTTTTGGTCATATTAGAGTGTTGGCACAAAATCTGACAGCATTCAACGCCAACCTAATACATTTCATATTAATTTCTGTGTTTAGTTTGTCTTTTGCTTGTTTGAGAGTTATTTTTAAGACATTAATGGTTTAGTTTATTCATATAAGGATTTGTAAAAACATTCGTCTAAATTATAAAGGCTTGTAATGGATTTTTAAAGGTTTATAAAGAGTTTTGAAGAGTTTATAAAgagattataaataaattatgaagGGTTTATAAGGGTTtttaaatggtttataaatcaGTTTATAACACTTATAAAACTAAATTAGTTTATAAGCAGTTCATAAATCATTATACAAGGCTTACAAAAATTTACAAAGTagataagatttataaaaaagaaaacccGTGCTGGTCGAGAAGAACTCTCCCAGGCACGAACCCCCAGGCGTTGACATGAAGCACGTGGTTGTGCTTGTGGTTGTGGTTGTGGTGTAGAGAGAGATGCAGTGAGCAACATAGACTGGGCCGAATTGTTCCCTTCCTGCAAATGCCAGTATCTCCCCTTCGAAGGATCGGATCATCGTCCCCTCCTATCTTTTTTAGACCCTACAAGGAAAAAAGGAAACCGCATTTTTAGATACGACAGAAGGCTGAAAGATAACGAGGAGGTTAAACATATTATCTCAGACATATGGTCGACATTTTCCAGCCTGAGCGTGGAGATGCGACTAAACATGTGCAGAAAAGCCATATCAAAATGGAGCAAAGACCACTATGTCAACAGTCAAAATAGATTACATGCCTAAAACGAGAGCTGGATTCTCTAATGACAGACCCTTCCCCAAATGATGCAAGAATTCAAGAGGTGAATGCAGCCCTTCTCAAAGCATACAAATCAGAAGAAGCTTTTTGGAAGCAAAGAAGCAGGCAATTATGGCTATCACTAGGGGATTCAAATACTGGGTATTTCCAGTAGGGATGTTAACATAGGTAGTTATCCATGGGTTTACCCAAACCCACTAATAATGGGTTAGGTTTTTACCCGTCTAAGATTTATTGGGTCGATCATGGGTATTAATTTTGAAACCCATATTTATGTTGGGTAAATATAGAAGGGTAATGGTGTACCCATGAGTTTTcagttatattattatattttcaccattttaattaaattatataaaatttgcaaaaacgtttttttctgtcaaaactaaaaaatgaattttccccaaaaccgtaaaaataaattatctcacataaaccaaaatatgagttttttcgccgaaaccgaaaaattgagttttcctgccgaaaccgaaaaattgagttttcctgcagaaaccgcaaaaccgagttttcccgccaaaaccataaaaccaagttttcccgtcaaaaccgcaaaaccgagtGTTCTCGCCAAACCgcaaaatcgaattttcccccccaaaaccccaaaaccaagttttccgtcaaaaccttaaaatcgagttttccgacTAAAAACCGCAAAACCAAGTTTTCCGACTGAAAATCGCAAAACCGAGTttccccgccaaaaccgcaaaaccgagttttctcgccaaaatcccaaaaccgcaaaaccgagtttttccgccaaaaccttaaaatcgagttttccgactgaaaaccgcaaaaccgagttttctcgccaaaaccgcaaaaacaagtttttccgcaaaaccgcaaaacctaatttttctgccaaaaccgcaaaacccaaatttcctgccaaaaccgcaaaacgagttttcctgccaaaaccgaaaaaccgagtTTTCTCGCCGAAATTgcaaaaacgagtttttccgccaaaaccacaaagcaagttttcccgccaaaatcgcaaaatcgagttttcccgccaaaatcacaaaatgagttttcccgccaaaaccg
The nucleotide sequence above comes from Brassica napus cultivar Da-Ae chromosome A9, Da-Ae, whole genome shotgun sequence. Encoded proteins:
- the LOC106366015 gene encoding phosphatidylinositol 4-kinase gamma 3-like, translated to MSFASVALCPALEEVVNFPGFVGRFGLSLDDPILIFLNIAESLNPMRVMESDSLASVKLRFQSIKGFFVKKQKLFYDGRELARDYLHHELILDGENGENVIHLLIKNSSKVLAKPKNFSVEPVAVNREIELSALLKDLISSTIEGLEKGNAPIKSSDGSGGAYFMQDQSGHKYVSVFKPIDEEPMAVNNPHGQPLSLDGEGLKKGTQVGEGAFREVAAYLLDYPITGPRSSPHDQPGFAGVPPTTMVKCLHKDFNHPNGYSFSQENAKIGSLQMFVSNVGTCEDMGYGVFPVDQVHKISVLDIRLANADRHGGNILVSRDGNDGQIVLTPIDHGYCFPNKFEDCTFEWLYWPQAKEPYSSETLEYIKALDAEEDIELLRFHGWEIPPSCARVFRISTMLLKKGAAKGLTPFAIGSIMCRETLEKESVIEQIIYDAEAMWSPETTEEEFISTVSAIMDRCLDQCSLN